A region from the Achromobacter seleniivolatilans genome encodes:
- a CDS encoding ABC transporter substrate-binding protein, translating into MISRRTLMAAALAALLAAGAAPALAQVKIGATLSTTGPQASLGIPERNTISLLPTEIGGVKVEYIVLDDASDTTRAVSNSHKLISENNVDLIVGSTTTPNTMAMLDTVATGATPVITLASSARLIDPVDDKRRWVFKTPHSDSLMAEGIARHAAANGVKKLGFVGFNNALGETFWVEIEKAAKKHGIEVVGRESFAPTDTSAVAQTLKLIGAAPDAVVVGASGTPAAMPARALRERGFKGKIYFNHGVANSDFLRVCGPACEGAWVPVGPVMVADLLPDTNPVKATAQGFAKKYEAANGAGSVSLFAAYTWDVGLLLQQAIPVALKSAKPGTPEFRAALRDALENIKNLPTATGVVTMSPTDHNGLDERALVMATVASGKWKLQ; encoded by the coding sequence ATGATTTCACGCCGTACCCTGATGGCCGCCGCGCTGGCGGCCTTGCTGGCAGCGGGCGCCGCCCCGGCGCTGGCGCAAGTAAAGATTGGCGCTACCCTGTCCACCACCGGCCCCCAGGCGTCGCTGGGCATCCCCGAGCGCAACACCATCAGCCTGCTGCCCACCGAAATCGGCGGAGTGAAGGTCGAGTACATCGTGTTGGATGACGCGTCGGACACGACCCGCGCGGTCAGTAATTCCCACAAGCTGATTTCCGAAAACAACGTCGACCTGATCGTAGGGTCCACCACCACGCCCAACACGATGGCCATGCTGGACACGGTGGCCACCGGGGCCACGCCGGTGATCACGCTGGCGTCGTCGGCCCGCCTGATCGACCCGGTGGACGACAAGCGGCGGTGGGTGTTCAAAACGCCGCACTCTGACTCCCTGATGGCCGAGGGCATTGCGCGCCACGCCGCCGCCAATGGCGTAAAGAAATTGGGTTTTGTCGGTTTCAACAACGCGCTGGGTGAGACGTTCTGGGTAGAAATCGAAAAAGCCGCCAAAAAGCATGGCATCGAGGTCGTTGGCAGGGAGAGCTTTGCGCCTACCGACACGTCCGCAGTCGCCCAGACACTGAAGTTGATTGGCGCCGCGCCGGATGCCGTTGTGGTGGGGGCCTCCGGCACGCCAGCCGCCATGCCTGCCCGTGCGCTGCGCGAACGCGGCTTCAAGGGCAAGATTTACTTCAACCACGGCGTAGCCAATAGCGATTTCCTGCGCGTGTGCGGACCCGCTTGCGAAGGCGCGTGGGTGCCGGTGGGGCCAGTGATGGTGGCGGACTTGCTGCCGGACACCAACCCGGTCAAGGCTACCGCCCAGGGATTTGCCAAAAAGTATGAGGCCGCCAATGGCGCGGGCAGCGTGTCTCTGTTTGCCGCCTACACCTGGGATGTGGGTCTGTTGTTGCAACAGGCAATTCCCGTGGCGTTGAAATCCGCCAAGCCCGGCACCCCCGAGTTCCGCGCTGCCCTGCGCGACGCGCTGGAAAACATCAAGAACCTGCCGACGGCGACGGGAGTGGTCACCATGAGCCCTACCGACCACAACGGGCTGGATGAGCGGGCTTTGGTCATGGCGACCGTGGCGTCGGGCAAGTGGAAATTGCAGTAA
- the dacB gene encoding D-alanyl-D-alanine carboxypeptidase/D-alanyl-D-alanine endopeptidase, which yields MTGQAKKRVGGLKHWLAGGLLALAGGAACAQVQGLPPNVVNAWKASKLPDSALSLVVQELGGQRMVAVNAKESRNPASVMKLVTTWAALSELGPNYVWRTEFMSAPGARPDAKGVLAGPLYLRAGGDPQFLMQDLWALLRELRLRGVKQINDLVIDRSIFGQVATDPGAFDGAPDRAYNASPDALMVGFGAVRLLFAPDPAANKWVPLIDPPFPGVKIEGNVEWSDVRCPGPPVVTTDPVITQQGVTIRVSGKVAGSCGEFSLYRLALSQPDYATEVFRMLWKELGGTFKGQVRSGMVPPDAVVLASHESPTLAEAIRQINKRSNNVMARTLLLTLGAERGRRPATVSSSDAVAKSLLAKQGLDMPELVIDNGAGLSRDARVSADSLASMLTVAWNSPVMPEYISSFAIAGVDGTVRRRLKGEGTLGMAHLKTGSLRDVRSIAGYVLGASGKRYVVVSIVNHEQAGAVRAFDDALIAWLAEQ from the coding sequence ATGACGGGACAAGCGAAAAAGCGTGTGGGCGGGCTGAAGCATTGGCTGGCCGGCGGACTGCTGGCCCTGGCCGGCGGCGCTGCCTGCGCGCAGGTCCAGGGCTTGCCGCCCAATGTGGTGAACGCCTGGAAAGCCAGCAAGCTGCCCGACAGCGCGCTGTCGCTGGTGGTGCAAGAGCTGGGCGGCCAGCGCATGGTGGCGGTCAATGCCAAGGAATCCCGCAACCCCGCGTCGGTGATGAAGCTGGTCACGACCTGGGCTGCGCTGTCTGAATTGGGGCCGAACTACGTCTGGCGCACGGAATTCATGTCGGCTCCGGGCGCACGTCCTGACGCCAAGGGAGTGTTGGCTGGTCCCTTGTATCTGCGAGCCGGGGGCGATCCCCAGTTTCTGATGCAGGATTTGTGGGCGCTGCTGCGCGAATTGCGGCTGCGCGGGGTCAAGCAGATCAATGATCTGGTCATTGACCGCAGCATTTTCGGCCAGGTGGCTACCGATCCGGGCGCCTTTGATGGGGCGCCTGATCGTGCCTATAACGCCAGCCCGGACGCGCTGATGGTGGGTTTTGGCGCGGTGCGGCTGCTATTCGCGCCCGATCCCGCCGCCAATAAATGGGTGCCGCTGATTGATCCGCCGTTTCCGGGCGTAAAGATTGAAGGCAATGTGGAATGGAGCGACGTGCGCTGCCCCGGGCCGCCCGTGGTCACAACCGACCCCGTGATCACCCAGCAGGGCGTGACCATCCGCGTGAGCGGCAAGGTGGCCGGGTCTTGCGGCGAATTCAGCCTGTACCGCCTGGCCTTGTCGCAGCCTGATTACGCGACCGAAGTATTCCGCATGCTGTGGAAGGAACTGGGCGGCACGTTCAAGGGGCAGGTTCGCTCCGGCATGGTGCCGCCGGATGCCGTGGTGCTGGCGTCCCATGAGTCGCCCACGCTGGCCGAGGCCATCCGCCAGATCAATAAGCGCAGCAACAACGTCATGGCGCGCACGCTGCTGCTGACCCTGGGCGCGGAGCGCGGCCGCCGGCCGGCCACGGTGTCCAGCAGTGATGCCGTCGCCAAGAGCCTGCTGGCCAAGCAAGGGCTGGACATGCCGGAGCTTGTCATCGACAACGGCGCCGGCCTGTCGCGCGATGCACGGGTGTCTGCCGACAGCCTGGCATCCATGCTGACCGTCGCCTGGAATTCACCCGTCATGCCGGAGTACATTTCATCCTTTGCGATTGCCGGGGTGGATGGCACGGTGCGCCGCCGCCTGAAAGGCGAAGGCACATTGGGCATGGCTCACCTGAAGACCGGCTCGTTGCGTGATGTGCGCTCGATTGCCGGCTACGTGCTGGGCGCCAGCGGCAAGCGCTACGTGGTGGTCAGTATCGTCAACCATGAGCAGGCGGGCGCGGTGCGCGCGTTCGATGATGCTCTTATCGCATGGTTGGCCGAGCAATAA